The following coding sequences lie in one Arachis ipaensis cultivar K30076 chromosome B05, Araip1.1, whole genome shotgun sequence genomic window:
- the LOC107641881 gene encoding CLAVATA3/ESR (CLE)-related protein 10-like, producing the protein MTKMKTSLSFSSGSNKLLILFLFFFLFFIFFSLTNCMVFHTHQQRYCDSFNNKIQRSLCMEIQRINHRLLHDDQVPPSSSSKEKRIFDQRYGAEKRLVPSGPNPLHN; encoded by the coding sequence atgacaaaaatgaagacctctctttctttttcaagtgGCTCGAATAAGCTTTTGATCTtgttccttttcttttttctcttctttatcttcttctcttTAACAAATTGCATGGTATTTCACACCCACCAACAACGTTATTGTGATTCTTTTAACAATAAAATCCAACGCTCTTTGTGCATGGAGATTCAAAGAATCAACCACAGATTATTGCATGATGATCAAGTTCCACCCTCGTCATCATCCAAGGAGAAACGGATATTTGATCAAAGATATGGCGCTGAGAAGAGACTTGTCCCTTCTGGGCCAAACCCACTTCACAATTGA